The Anastrepha ludens isolate Willacy chromosome 2, idAnaLude1.1, whole genome shotgun sequence DNA window caatgaatttcttaatttgttgctttcatttctttgtgtacGGATACTTTTTCTGGCAAGTGTATAAATATTTCTAAGAATGGCttgaaataattcatttaaacaTAAGATAAAACCAAGaatagaaattgaaaagtgaatgttttaaaaaatacctGAGCAAAGTTCATAAATTAAACCTTTTATGTTAATATTCTTGGACAAAAACAGTATACGATACCATAGATCGGCACTTTGCATTACTAGTAAAATTAtctaaattttttcagtaatcactGATAATCTACCGATCGCTTTAACTAAAGTCAAGTGCTGCGGGAATACTCTAGTTTCTCTACTTTTCACTTGTTAACCATTacactataaaacagaaataaattacacaaaattttcgaCGAAGACCGAACCGTTCTTAAGTAAATGAAGGCATTGTAATGAAAGTGATCAGGGAAAATATAGTACCGCAAAAAGTACCCTTATGGGCACCGTAATCGATAAAAGATGCCCATATATGGTAGCCAACGcatcgttcttaagtatttttcaccGGCTGTAAgcataaatgtacatatgtacaagatTCAGTATATTTACACGTGGATATaggtacagtgcactcgcgataactcgaactaattaaaacaggcgctgttcgatttatcgaatttgttcgacttatcaattgagtgtgctatgttaaaaaaacagtcatcgatatcgatttttcgatcgattgttgaaaatggaagccagtagaaaatttctgtagtatagtttcgttatacgaatcacattttggtccattggctggatcaatggtgtcacattcggcggcattccataaaattaaaccatcctcggactttaattcgatttcgttgggatgtgatggggcattatcaattagaagaagagccttctcaggtagtcccccatctttcaaatattttcttacctaaatattaaagtcatttaacttggttaaaaaaattgttttaatgaatctggattttacctgcggcacgaacgaattatgaaaccagtctttgaaaatcgccgaagtcatccaggctgatttggaatttttgtactccaccggacagttaaaatttttgaaaacacgaggatttcttgctttgtcaataacgagaagtttaagcttatggttgccggtagcgttagtgcaagccataaattgccttatctttcttttttataagacttatggtggacttggctaccccatattccttcgctagagaagtaacactacgtccacgtttaattttgttaaggacttcagccctctcttttaatgttaaacacttcaaccttttacaatccattactcacgtgcactgatacactacaaatgacaaatttaaagcaatttggtcaatgcaagatgttgttcccagaaaactaacgggatattaacgccgaaatattcatatggactatacactagtatacatataatttatatacatatactattacatatgtatctatgtacaaaatgtacatgtttgaaaagaatgtgtgtacaaataaatttgtttttttgttcgagttatagcgctttcttattgttcgagttacaaagaagtcaataggggaaaaaatgtgttcgagttagcacgtcgttcgacttagcggctattcgagttaccgcgagtgcactgtatttattttgaatacataaatgaaatttcaaatcgTTCTTGATTAACatcgaaatttatttaattaataaaagtaCTTGTACTTTCATTTATATGCCTTTAACCGATCTGGAAATATGTATGCGCAGCCAGTGCCTATAAGCGGAATTTTCATATAAGTACTTCCTGCCTGTAAGCATCGAAATTTGTGCTTTTCAGATAGTGCTTATATCCAAGTAATGCTGTATTTGTAAAGCGCTTAATAAATAGTGCAGTGCCCATGTATGATTCACACAAACATACGTACTATGCATGAATATATGAATGGCGTGCCCAAAATCGCACGACAAAAGCATACTACTGTGTGTTTGTGCAtgtgaatatgtgtgtgtgtgtgacattAAAAGAGTTATCATTCATAAAGCCAATTGGTAGGAATCAAATCAGGAACTATTTGCTTTACATATGGACGCCCACACGAAAACACTCGGCTATGACGCTCTGCACTCATTCATGAGGATTCTTTCTTTCTGTTGTACAATAAAAATGACGTCTTTCTTGGTTTTGCATTAACTTGACGGGTCAGTTAATACTTTGAATACTCttgaatatgtatttatatatgtataaacatacatatatactcacatacatacatgcatacgttgCGATTTCTGCCCTCTCCGTGAGATTCAAAGCGTACGGTGAACTCGACATGTTTCAGAAACgctcatatatttacatacatacatatatattttacgatacattttattttagtgaGTCGTCGCTGTTCATATAAGTTTGCCAACCGGGTTGCTAAGTTTGCGAGTAGTGAGCAAAACAATTTGAATCCAACGTTGCActactttattttcattttgacgAACTGTAAAAGTATGCTGGAGGGTCAAGAGACAAACGTTCCGCTCCTTATCACATGTCGctcaaaattttatgtaattctaTTCCTCTttattggcgcgataacagctTAAACGCCCCAGacctttctttctcgtgctaaccgacgccaattggacacaccaagtaaagccaagtccttctctacctgatcttttcaacgcagaggaggccttcctcttcctctgctaccactagctggtaccgcatcaaatactttcaaagccggaacgtttgtaccaatttggacgacatgacccaaccatcgtatccgctggatctttattcgctgcactatatcTATATCGTCGTAAccctcatacagctcatcgttccatcgcctgcgatattcgccgggCATGAAAATATGATTAGCTTGAAAGTAtgcaatatataataaaaaacatacctTCTTATTTTTGGCAGATTGGCAGAAACCTCTAAACAAAGTCACTTGCTCTTCGCTAAAGTGTCGTGGCTTCCATGTACAAATTTTTCGGTTGTCGAGCAGCGGAATTCAATAGCGAGCAGAGAGCGGCAATAATAAATAGTGTTTAAGTTCTTTGCTCCAGGTTCCAGCAGGTTGGATTCTAGGACAGTTGGACTATACagatattatataaatactttCGAAAATAAGATAAGCTCCGTCCTGTGAGAGCTAACAGATATGTAGCTCATATCAACAGCCCATTTGACAACCAAGTTTGTGCTTCCCTATATCAGATCAGAAGAATTGTTCAAAAACCCTCTCTTAAAAATAAGCATCAGGTGATCCAGCTCTTCCAGAAAGGTTGTTTGATTTCTGTTAAATCGATTTCGGACCCATTTTTTCCGCCTCCGGCAGAACGTTATTAAAGAACCTTATCCCTCATATTAACAAAGGGGCCTACTGAAAAGTCTTTccgaaaataaatattcttgcTTTTAACAAATGGGGTCAGAGCAGATCTTTCTGATCTGCTGAGACTGTAAAAGCTGGCCTCAAGGaatcctttttttatataaaattcaagGTCTGAAAAGCTCTCACCCGTCTTGGTTATAAAGGTCACTCTTACTTTTCTCCAAAGTCAGGGATGTTGTCCATTTAGGGCCAAACTAACGGCAATACACCAACAGTAAGACATTGTTCAATCCTGGTGACTAGAAGGTCCTATGAGACTCAGGAACTAGCTTGGGTCTCTCAAAATCATTAACATCTCTCTGGGTTTCCTTCATTACGGTTAGGaaaattctgcgtaagatttttggacctttgagattctgcgtaagatttttggacctttgcatgttggcaacagcgaatatcgcagacgatggaaagatgagctgtatgagctttacgacgacatagacatagcgcagcgaataaagatccagcggctacgttggctgggtcatgtcgtccgaatggatacaaacgctccggctttgaaagtattcgatgcggtaccagctggtggtagcagaggaagagggcggcctcctctgcgttggaaagatcaggtggagaaggacttggcttcacttggtgtgtccaactggcgccggttagcacgagaaagaaacgactggcgcgctttgttaaactcggccacaatcgcgtaagcggttatagcgccaattaagaagaaggttAGGAAAATTTGAACGATGGCCGACGCTATAAGCTCCTATTCTACCCTGAACTTCGCTAAATGCCTTTCAGGGTTCTAGGAACTGTTCCTCCTCTTCGAATTTCTGCCAGCCGCGCTTAGCATCTCTCTATATATTAAAGCTCGGTGTCGAGCTATGAATTGTGATAGTAAACCTTTGAATGGATGTAGTGTATTATCCTACTTTCTCATTCCGTTGTCATTTTAATaatcaaatatatgtattttgttcaGCCTGATTGCTGAATCTATCCCAAAGAGAATCCTGGAAAGACTTTTGtggaaatattgaagaaaactCTGAAGGAAATCGATTACAGAAAATATTACCGAAAAGTCCATCCGCCTTGcttaaattacttttaaaagCCAAATGGCGTTTGGATCTCTTGCTTGGCGCCCTAATGAATTACCTGGATACACAGAGAACCTTGGCTCCGACACTCTTAACTTGGGCACCTGGAAACTTAAAGTTTTTTCAATACGTGCGAGTTGAATCGACAATGTTAATGCTCCTGTTCCATTACTTCAAGAGGCATTTTAGTCCCCCGAATCAAGTGCGATACCAAATGTCCGGCTAAAGAATGTCGCTTCAGTAGCATCTACCTGAAAATCGtaacgaatatttttttttgaagaagaaacactccattttaattacaaattttactttaaatcatcaagaaatacaaaatcacaacaaaagcTTGCaaagattgtttttatttacactCTCACAcccattttgtgttatttttatatctttagacAATTAAGCTGATTTTTCTTTACATCTGTGGTGGCGTTGTTGGCGTCGTTGTGGGCGTCTTTGTGGCCGATGTTGTGCTTGTAATACTTATAACGCCACATGCAATCGCCGGGCCCACAGAGTTCTCCTCATTCTGATAGGCCAGGGGATCAGGCAAGGCTTGCAGTGAACTGGAGAATACTTCCGCATTAAGTGCcgtatttaaatcgataggcTTCTCGTGAACAACAATCGAACGCCCTATTATCCCATTGAAACCGAACAAATTCAGATATACACTGCGAAAAGCCGCCGATATGCTACCATCCTCTTTGGTTTCAATGTTGCCGATCTGTAAGGCAATATTAAATGTGGAATTCATATCACATAAATTTGTGCTCACGAAATTATTAGGAAATTGTCCGCCGGTGGATTTACAGCCCTCGCTTATGtccccatatgtatgtatatgcagcgCATGTTTGCCTGGTGCCAATCCAGTAATGTTAATTGTCACTTTGAGATCGCTATTGTAGGGCATTTGCTGAAATGTAATCATTCCGCTTACGGCGGATTCACCttctattgaaatttttgcGGATGCTTGCCAATGTGTTACAACCTGTATTAAAAtctatttatgaataaattttctaaattttcgcaAAAGGATTTGTACTACTCACGCTGACATAATTGTATCCAAAATACAGTGGATGATGAATCAATTCGCCACCCAGAGGCACCGTCATTCGCTCAAAACGTTTTACCTGAGTACCTGAGACAACCTTCACCACCTCTGCAGCCGCTTTATTAGAGTACGAATTATTGATAGTGGGACGTGCCCGGATTTCTGTTGCTTGATTGGACGCAACTGCGAAGGGGTTGACGCAGATTGTGAACAGTAAAAAAATGTGCCAAAGTAGTCGAATGATGTGTGCCATATTatacaaaattgtttaattaattttgacaaGCTAGCAAGCAACCGGTGTGTAAAATTGCCGACTAACAACTGAATTGACAAACATTAAACTTTAAACTAGTACGTCCATCAATGATGATGACTTCGACACGGTTTTCACGCTGATTGATTCAGTTAAATGCAGCAGGGGGTATTTGTTTTCAGACCGCCGATTTAACAGAAGGCAGTTccctacataaatatgtacattcatacatacatatgtatgggagGTTagtgtgtaaaaaaatataaatatttttttatacctaATGATTGCAGAAATGTGGTGCGTTCTGCGACACGAATGGCCTATTGTTTGTTTGACACGCAACGTTTGTCAGGCTTGCACAGATACTACTTTATGTGTACGCAAATATTTGCAGGCACTACTATTTATTTTAGATTAGTATGAGTACGGCTATAAATATGTGGATTTCAATAAAGCATTTGGCATACGTCACTAGAACAGTGGCCGGCTCAGTTctctttttgttaaatttaatgcAAATCCATTTggttttaaatgcttttttataATGCTTTGATAATTGAAATGCCTAAATAAAAAGCGAAAGTAAGTGTTTTACTGGCTCAGAGGAGAACTACACTGCGAGATGAAGAGAgtttgttaaatgttaaatgagagagagagagaaaagctTGACACTACAGTATGTTTTCAATTGAAAGAAATATTGTGGGTATTTATTGtacaatacaacaaaaacgaaatacTGAAAGTTGTTTGCTGTGAAAAAGATTTTGAAATGCctttatagaaaaattactgTTGCGTATTCTTTTAATTATACAAATACTCATTAAAAGAATACTCAAcagtaatttttctataaagGCATTTTCAAAATCTTTTAATTATACAAATACTCATTTAAAGCTGATGCCCtagccgctaatgctttttatttcattgtgattgtaattcattactgttccaatttttaaataaaaaaaaaaaaaatacgcattTTTGCTATGCATCTGAAGCACAGTTGTGCAGTCACCTGCTGacatataaacaattaaaaagagAAAGAATTCGTCTTGACAACTGCATGTGAGCTGGAGTGTAAAATGTTTGCTTctgcattaaaataataattcaatatGCAGTCGAACTTCCATAACTCGAACTAAATCGAGTGGCAATAGGTTTCGAAGCAATATTCACTCAATTTTAGTTCCATAACTCGAACTTCCCTAACTCGAAATTCTCCATAACGCGAATCAACATTCTTATTGAAAGAATGCTTgtctaaaatattaaacaaaaataatattctatAACTCTTCATCTATCTTCAAAAGTCgaacattttctttcaataatactGATTCGCGTTAGAGAAATTTGACTGCATATTcatttagtaatatttttacgTCAACAATACTCAGCGAAGAGCTACACGTTTTTAATTTTAGCCTACAAATGTTagataaaatgttttcaaatgaaaCTCTGAGCAAATACTATGAAACGGGTTTCACATTTTTAGTGATTGGCTTACAGGGTTAATTATTTACGAACTTCAAATGTAAGAGACATTGGACTAAAACTCTATTTCTGTGTGTATTTTCTGTCGACTGTAAGGAAAGCTCACTGCTGCTATATTCTCTTCGTTTGTATGTTAAGCCTTTATCAACAGTTGTTGCGCAACATGTGGATTGTTATCAACAATTAGCTTCATatgtaactacatacatatggtcAGGCAAACATATTGTACATAAACACTTATTTAATGACATATATTGTACAAAAGtgtgcattaaaaaatattcagtatacaatatataaatttctGTTGATATTAACGGATTCAGTATACAACATATAAATTTGTGTTGATATTAACGTAATAATAGGCTCGCATGTAAttagattatctactttttcgagcttaacacccaatccgtaattaaaatgcatactcgtatataataaTCTcagttataaaataaacaagtttttgctgtgcaaccctgtgttttctgtgttatcggtAATTATTATTTGGCGTTTTGACTTcagaaacacacat harbors:
- the LOC128856118 gene encoding superoxide dismutase [Cu-Zn], giving the protein MAHIIRLLWHIFLLFTICVNPFAVASNQATEIRARPTINNSYSNKAAAEVVKVVSGTQVKRFERMTVPLGGELIHHPLYFGYNYVSVVTHWQASAKISIEGESAVSGMITFQQMPYNSDLKVTINITGLAPGKHALHIHTYGDISEGCKSTGGQFPNNFIGNIETKEDGSISAAFRSVYLNLFGFNGIIGRSIVVHEKPIDLNTALNAEVFSSSLQALPDPLAYQNEENSVGPAIACGVISITSTTSATKTPTTTPTTPPQM